AACCAGAAATGTGTGCTGCAGATGAAGTTTTCTTCCAAGGCCAAATTCTCCCATTGCATCTCTCACTTAAGCGATGTGAATCCTTGGACCACGTTTCCGTGAGAGAATTTTGTAGCAATAGCAGTAGCAGCAGCATTAGAAGCCAGAATTCATCTAGTAGCAGCTCCTCCACCACAACCACTACAACCCCAATAATTTCCgaaacaagaattcaaaatcaaaatcaaaatcatttccTCACGCATCCAAGTCCCCAACGTCAGTTGAAGGTAACCGTTCCAAGACAAACAAGCTTCGGCAATCACGGTAGAAAATCATCAGCATGGGACTTTTTGCGTCTGGGTGTGGTGCCTGCACCAGAGATAGCATTGCAAGATCTCAAGGTTCGTAGTACCAATGGTGTTAATAAAAACCACACAGCTCGCAGCAATAGCATGGGCAGCAACAATAGCAACGCCAATGCTAATGGCACCGTGAAAACGAGTTACAGCGGTAAGACAAAAAATCACGTTTTCAAAAAAATTGGTGGCTTTTGGAGTGGTTGCAAATATTCTGTTGAAACAGTGCAACAATCGGACATGGTCATGATTAAGGGTGGTACTAAAAGCGCCAACACGACAGAAAGCGCAACGCACGCCGCGAAAGAAAAAGTGCTCGAAAGGAAGAGGCAGAAACACAGACAAAAGCAGGGAAAGAGGACCATGTCGCGTCGTCGAACGTTTGAATGGATAAAGGAGCTTTCGCATGTAAGCTATCCCGATGAAGAGGCTttgttatcttaattcttaAATCTTGAACGCTTTGACTCACCACATGCTTGTAATTTAGATTAAATTGCCTTGATAGCCGTtggcttttgtttttccttggACTGAATTAAATTACATCATTGTGGTGGAGACGGGAGACTCTGTAATCAAAACTTCTTACCCTCGTGAGAATGATAGTTTTGCTTTTTcgtttctctttttgactgatGGTGATTGATTGTGTGTGAAAGATTGAATATATTTCGTAAGATATCGTTGGTGAGATCTGTGTCCGTGGCGAGTGGCGAGTGGCGATGGtgaattataaaatgataaggTCCGGCGTAAGTGCTGATAATTTGGTGCTTAATGCTTGTCATGACTGGAGGAACTTCGATGCTTAATGATTGGATTGGTTGGACGGACTTTTGGAGTATGTATGtgaaataataatgatattttcgtatctaataattttatcccattttttttttattatttgtaatgcTGTTGCAAGCATTATCTTGCATCATTTTCTTTGTAAGTCTTTTTGGCTTTGGTGCTATCTTGTTTCACATTTGGGCAGGTGGcaataaaagtttctttttggctttttttttttaattatcccatttattttataataataacaataacatgcatttcaacACGTCTTTTAATGTGAAATAAGTCTGagatctttttaattaattcacatcaattaagataattaatgataataaattgttaaaaatttgtactattagtttttgaaaatactCTGATACGTGATGCTATATACTTTTCTTCTAATTATTTTCCACGTAATTAGTTAACGTGTGAAGGGAGAATAACGGCTATAtactttatcttatttatttgttgCTAGTTATCTTTCTCAAACCATATAAGATAGATAAATgatttatcttattaatttataatatttattaactaaaaacattttaaagttattaaggatatttcagtaaaaaaagtcaatatcaagcacatttttttatcatgttatatgcataaaaatctattaattttatcaataattaatcaTTAGGTTCAGTTTTACTCTTG
The nucleotide sequence above comes from Glycine soja cultivar W05 chromosome 11, ASM419377v2, whole genome shotgun sequence. Encoded proteins:
- the LOC114375457 gene encoding putative vacuolar protein sorting-associated protein 13B, coding for MATNCTQWEKMLHLKEEEEGKEEEEEEIEALSLCDLPVNLIGHEDQSKAKPDSQINETQEEDFDFRLWSGPFSTEPEMCAADEVFFQGQILPLHLSLKRCESLDHVSVREFCSNSSSSSIRSQNSSSSSSSTTTTTTPIISETRIQNQNQNHFLTHPSPQRQLKVTVPRQTSFGNHGRKSSAWDFLRLGVVPAPEIALQDLKVRSTNGVNKNHTARSNSMGSNNSNANANGTVKTSYSGKTKNHVFKKIGGFWSGCKYSVETVQQSDMVMIKGGTKSANTTESATHAAKEKVLERKRQKHRQKQGKRTMSRRRTFEWIKELSHVSYPDEEALLS